In the genome of Kitasatospora cathayae, one region contains:
- a CDS encoding APC family permease, whose product MSSPAPAAGPEELRRHLGVFDAVVIGLGSMIGAGVFAALAPAAGAAGSGLLIGLALAGVVAYCNATSSARLAARYPQSGGTYVYGRERLGEFWGYLAGWGFVVGKTASCAAMALTVGSYVWPGQAHAVAVAAVVALTAVNYVGVQKSAWLTRAIVAVVLAVLAAVVTACLVSGHVDTGRWAVGADAGLHGVLQAAGLLFFAFAGYARIATLGEEVRDPQRTIPRAIPLALGITLVVYAAVALAVLAVLGPDRLAHAAAPLADAVRAAGVPGLAPVVRAGAAVAALGSLLALILGVSRTTLAMARDRHLPHRLAAVHPRFGVPHRAELAVGGTVAVIAAVGDVRGAIGFSSFGVLAYYAIANASAWTLNPEEGRPPRVVPLLGLAGCLVLAFALPGASVLWGALVLAVGAAAYGARRALARS is encoded by the coding sequence ATGAGTTCACCGGCACCGGCGGCCGGCCCGGAGGAATTGCGGCGGCACCTGGGCGTCTTCGACGCGGTGGTGATCGGACTGGGGTCGATGATCGGCGCGGGCGTCTTCGCGGCGCTCGCGCCCGCCGCCGGGGCCGCCGGGTCCGGGCTGCTGATCGGGCTGGCGCTGGCCGGGGTGGTGGCGTACTGCAACGCGACGTCCTCGGCCCGGCTGGCCGCCCGCTACCCGCAGTCCGGCGGGACGTACGTGTACGGGCGCGAGCGGCTCGGCGAGTTCTGGGGGTACCTCGCCGGGTGGGGCTTCGTGGTCGGCAAGACCGCCTCCTGTGCGGCGATGGCCCTCACCGTCGGCTCGTACGTCTGGCCGGGGCAGGCGCACGCGGTGGCGGTCGCGGCGGTGGTGGCGCTGACCGCCGTCAACTACGTCGGCGTGCAGAAGTCCGCCTGGCTGACCCGCGCCATCGTCGCCGTCGTCCTCGCGGTACTGGCCGCCGTGGTCACCGCCTGCCTCGTCAGCGGCCACGTCGACACCGGCCGCTGGGCGGTCGGCGCGGACGCCGGCCTCCACGGGGTGCTCCAGGCGGCGGGCCTGCTGTTCTTCGCCTTCGCCGGGTACGCGCGGATCGCCACCCTCGGCGAGGAGGTCCGCGACCCGCAGCGCACGATCCCCCGCGCGATCCCGCTGGCACTCGGCATCACCCTGGTCGTCTACGCCGCCGTCGCGCTCGCCGTCCTGGCCGTGCTCGGCCCCGACCGGCTGGCCCACGCCGCCGCGCCGCTGGCCGACGCCGTCCGGGCCGCCGGGGTACCGGGCCTGGCCCCGGTCGTCCGGGCCGGCGCGGCCGTCGCCGCGCTCGGCTCGCTGCTGGCACTGATCCTCGGCGTCTCCCGCACCACCCTGGCGATGGCCCGCGACCGCCACCTGCCCCACCGGCTCGCCGCCGTCCACCCGCGCTTCGGCGTGCCGCACCGGGCCGAGCTGGCCGTCGGCGGCACCGTCGCCGTGATCGCGGCCGTCGGCGACGTCCGCGGCGCGATCGGCTTCTCGTCGTTCGGGGTGCTCGCCTACTACGCCATCGCCAACGCCTCCGCCTGGACCCTGAACCCCGAGGAGGGGCGGCCGCCGCGCGTGGTTCCGCTGCTCGGGCTGGCCGGCTGCCTGGTCCTGGCCTTCGCCCTGCCCGGCGCCTCGGTGCTGTGGGGAGCGCTGGTGCTCGCCGTGGGCGCCGCCGCTTACGGAGCGCGCAGGGCCCTCGCGCGCAGCTGA